TCGTCGACCCGCTGCCGGGGCAGCCGGCCGGCACCGGCGAGCAGGCCCAGGGTGTCGCGGGCGGAGAAGTGCGGGAAGAACTGCGGACTCTCCACGATGGCCCCGACCTGGCTGGCGACCGTGGGCAGCGCCCGGGGCACCTCCTGGCCGAGGATGGCCATCCGGCCACCGTTGGGCCGGATCAGGCCGAGCAGCGTACGCAGGGTGGTGGTCTTGCCCGAGCCGTTCGGACCGAGGAAGCCGTGCACCTGCCCCGCCTCGACCCGCATGTCGAAGCCGTCGAGCGCGTGTCGCGTGCCGCGCCGACGGCTCCGGTACGTCTTGCGGAGACCTTCTATCTCCAGGACAGCCGACAAGCTGACCTCCCCCGATGAGTTCCGGTGACAGCACGACACCATACGCGGTATGCAGGCGCTGACAATACCCGGTATGCATCGGGGTTTTCCCGGATTCGCCTCAGGCGCAGATGACGTGTACTCCCGCGTCGCGGAACGCCTGCACCACCGCCGGGGCCGCGCCGGAGTCGGTGACCAGGGTCTCCACCCGGTCCACCGGGCAGATCCGGGCGAAGGCGTGACCGCCCAGCTTGGACGAGTCGGCGATGACCACCACCCGCTTGGCCCGCGCCACCATCAGGCTGTTCATCGCGGCCTCCCCCTCATGGTGCGCGGCCGCACCGAGGTGCGGATCGATCGCGTCCACGCCGAGCAGGGCGACGTCCAGGGTGACCTCGCGCAGCAGCGCCCCACCCAGCGGGCCGACCAGCTCGAACGACTTGGGCCGGACCACCCCGCCGGCCACCACCACCTTCATCCGGGACCGGACCAGCAGCTCGTTGGCGATGTTCAGCGCGTTGGTGACCACGGTGAGCTGGGCGCCCTCGGCACTGGTGTTCAGGTCCGGCCGGACGGCCAGCGCCCGGGCCACCTCGGTGCTGGTGGTGCCGCCGTTGAGGCCGACCACGGTGCCCGGGGTGACCAGCGCGGCGGCTGCCGCGCCGATCCGCTGCTTCTCGGCCGAGTGCTTGGCGGTCTTGTAGCGCAGCGGCAGGTCGTAGGAGACGCCGTTGGCCACCGCGCCACCCCGGGTACGGGTGATCATCTGCTGCTGCGCGAGCTGGTCGAAGTCACGCCGGATGGTGGCCTGGGAGACGTCGAGCCGCGCCGCCGCCTCCTCCACGCTCACCCGCCCGCTGTCGGTCAGCATTTCCAGCAGGGCGTTCCATCGGGCGTACCGGTCCACCGCGGGGGCCTCCACTGACTCTGCACGATCGGTGATTGATTGCGTGCACAGTAGTGCGCGAAACTACCGGTACGCAAAACCCTGGGTTGCGCGATGTGGGA
The Micromonospora sp. R77 DNA segment above includes these coding regions:
- a CDS encoding DeoR/GlpR family DNA-binding transcription regulator, with the protein product MDRYARWNALLEMLTDSGRVSVEEAAARLDVSQATIRRDFDQLAQQQMITRTRGGAVANGVSYDLPLRYKTAKHSAEKQRIGAAAAALVTPGTVVGLNGGTTSTEVARALAVRPDLNTSAEGAQLTVVTNALNIANELLVRSRMKVVVAGGVVRPKSFELVGPLGGALLREVTLDVALLGVDAIDPHLGAAAHHEGEAAMNSLMVARAKRVVVIADSSKLGGHAFARICPVDRVETLVTDSGAAPAVVQAFRDAGVHVICA